A genomic segment from Tuwongella immobilis encodes:
- a CDS encoding tetratricopeptide repeat protein: MIQTTSHNQSRFRQTLIILASLISIAYVVYRGLFTLNLATPWATFASLFLYIGEVYGLIVLLLFFLQVWDPFEPPEQPVLDGVTVDVFVPTYNEDPAMLRATLEACIRMDYPHNTYVCDDGKRPAMAELAKELGVHYIIRPDNRHAKAGNLNHAFEKTNGEFIIIFDADHVPEPNFITRTLGYFRDPKMAWVQTPHAFYNFESFQARLDHKARKYWDEGALFYKVIQTGRNRWNCPIFAGSAAIFRREALRQVGYIAVETITEDMHTGLRMHALGWKSLAISDRLVCGQAAPDITTFHTQRLRWGEGNLSIMAYDNPMTTRGLTWSQRFCYLGSMLNWAGGLFKLPIYLTPIFMLFTGVPPVNQFSWTLVIITFLYMVISLWGLKAAGNGHASIINSELFCMVNFWTQVRGVSRATFWRKFQQFVVTSKRGRQAKSIWPYIRPQLILGLLSIMALVWGWGRPIIGISDDWFKPVLPTIWVVLHGLLIYLTLKRAFWPEDRRFNSRHVVHLPVEYRLLHEDPNPNHRFGVTLDLNENGMALIAYEVIPQGTRLRTVIRGAGVELVCESEVRGVVPLNRRVSGTMHGYRYGCLFHNLSPNDIDALNRICLHYAVPRMYEVYDRGNASNWLNRMLNWRQRGMVQRRTAFRYPYNLPVIIEKPMAANRTQSVAAIKTPAAGLPRVYDQSDSGLADVGGDFLDSTELRLQQAGALTASGSHSSSSGTVRTSNSGTITSEPAGSSGATAQEMLQSGTGAFRSSISLSGANRTDGLQAAQRIYSATEDLSRVAFACLLDEPLIPGSVVNYVLPSPLGEVKGTAKVLFGSKVIYAAREYHRIVFEFKDFTASGRTTLQSLVNPRENTSYGSVLSPDRQPLPVKMFNRIAMGAMLTVPVLAAQQLAFYLIYREEFYLRDIVRTPADMDLSEDQVERVETIYAATFLEKYPSTDRLVLLMSALNRIQRTQEIDEITKLIAPRDRRNTDLQIALAQALDDTQEYAQAEVEFQRMLDLSRRGLLPAEKQRELRLAAARSSVHAKKYTQAFEQFRELLKENPLDMALRNEFAGVLVTARQLQEARQLYTDIDPDFDGRIRLISIYSLEQNYEQAEIECRRLLQMRPGDRKAEQMLADVLSAKKGYGQSRAIYERLIAADPKNPTLRIKLARNALAAKQYETAMTQLQQLFDDNPNPNTELVHAYVDAAASVEDRLLDEKIRKTALSIYNKIITQSDIEPWFLARLSWVLQRVKELEPSLVLIERALQMNPKDADFRKQYFGVLVSVGKIEDALNLLGDENSMEARKLIIAMYLRDQKYDEAEKECRRVLDAEPGDGKTRRLLADILSWKGDYGPALTMFADMIQAAPEDLELQVRQAEILLWSKDFTRSVAAFEKLLLKKPDDPPLVQGFIDAAAGVKELTETQSQLARRIADKRLANMTLKLNAVSLSRLAWILLLSEQKNTPDRVRINGLLDRALALKPTEPEIRSEMAGVLARADRFPDAIKLIETDKLDTDGMIRLAEFYSGAKDFDKAEVTMRKVLEKEPNNRKAQFFLADVASWRRNFSESLEQFQRLLQIYPEDPEIPIRIAEVILWSGESDRTAFDRALLRFQTMLEANPTETPNPRLISGWVSSASSARALTPGNEKMARKLFDIVMLTNNKDAGMLSRLGWVMYRLKETGKSEMLIDRALALKPTDPQQRRELAGTLSLLKRYSEAITLYDGLKLDMNDRRQLIGMASAAQDYELAARLARQQLLDRPDDKIAQRQLADVLSWKKDYDESLSLFQELLESQPTNEDILLRIAEVNLWSRHYPESLKVFESLLRESLDRAELYEGFIDAASSTTSLSASQTQMAKDVADRVLEEDFNDPGRLSRLSWVLLKANDKKRATELLNRAMKQTIVEEDIRRELAGTLAGNERFTEALAMFDGIKALTLADRQTMANLYSAIFKFEEAEKQLRIILKEKPSDKVVRLQLADVLTWSKKYAEAIELYESLQEEDPRNVKIAFKLTQCYLWSGDHPTALARLPVLMETESDNPEFWKVFIDTIAAVGEDELSTEVRRNVQTIYTRSVKQIKDPDYLARMGYIMGRIGERDKSMELFRTALKLKPDSRQIRLQIAESLYAQGKYEEAEQYFKELIEKPKPVPPSRFKTPPREPKLPD, from the coding sequence ATGATTCAGACGACGAGTCACAATCAGAGCCGCTTTCGGCAAACGCTCATCATTCTCGCATCGCTGATTAGCATTGCGTATGTGGTGTATCGTGGATTGTTTACGCTGAATCTCGCCACACCGTGGGCCACATTCGCCTCGCTGTTTCTGTATATTGGCGAAGTCTACGGACTCATCGTTCTGTTGCTGTTTTTCCTGCAAGTGTGGGATCCGTTCGAGCCACCCGAACAGCCCGTGCTGGACGGCGTGACCGTGGATGTCTTCGTGCCAACGTACAACGAAGACCCGGCGATGCTGCGCGCCACGCTGGAAGCCTGCATCCGCATGGATTATCCGCACAATACCTATGTCTGCGACGACGGCAAGCGGCCCGCGATGGCGGAATTGGCCAAAGAATTGGGCGTGCATTACATCATTCGCCCCGACAATCGTCATGCCAAGGCCGGGAATTTGAATCACGCCTTTGAGAAGACCAACGGCGAATTCATCATCATTTTCGATGCCGATCACGTACCCGAACCCAACTTCATCACCCGCACATTGGGATATTTCCGCGATCCGAAAATGGCCTGGGTGCAAACTCCGCACGCATTCTACAATTTCGAATCGTTCCAAGCCCGACTCGATCACAAAGCCCGCAAATACTGGGACGAAGGTGCCTTGTTTTACAAGGTCATCCAGACCGGCCGAAATCGCTGGAACTGCCCGATTTTCGCGGGGTCGGCAGCGATTTTCCGCCGCGAAGCATTGCGGCAGGTCGGCTACATTGCCGTCGAAACCATCACCGAAGATATGCACACCGGCTTGCGCATGCACGCGCTGGGCTGGAAATCGCTGGCCATTAGCGACCGACTCGTCTGCGGACAAGCCGCGCCGGATATCACCACCTTCCACACGCAACGACTGCGCTGGGGCGAAGGCAATCTGTCGATTATGGCCTACGACAACCCGATGACCACTCGCGGGTTGACCTGGTCGCAGCGCTTTTGCTACCTGGGATCGATGCTGAACTGGGCCGGCGGATTGTTCAAACTGCCAATCTATCTCACGCCCATCTTCATGTTGTTCACCGGGGTGCCGCCGGTGAATCAATTTAGTTGGACGTTGGTGATTATCACCTTTTTATACATGGTGATTAGTCTGTGGGGGTTGAAAGCTGCGGGGAACGGCCACGCATCGATCATCAATTCCGAACTGTTTTGCATGGTCAATTTCTGGACGCAAGTGCGGGGTGTCTCGCGGGCCACCTTCTGGCGGAAGTTCCAGCAATTTGTGGTGACCAGCAAGCGCGGCAGACAGGCGAAGAGTATCTGGCCGTACATTCGTCCGCAGCTCATCTTGGGATTGCTGAGCATTATGGCCCTGGTGTGGGGCTGGGGGCGGCCGATTATCGGCATCTCCGACGACTGGTTCAAGCCGGTGCTGCCGACGATTTGGGTAGTGCTGCACGGCCTGCTCATTTACCTGACACTCAAGCGGGCATTCTGGCCGGAAGACCGCCGCTTCAACTCGCGGCATGTGGTGCATCTGCCCGTTGAATATCGACTCTTGCACGAAGATCCCAACCCCAATCATCGATTTGGCGTGACGTTGGATCTCAACGAAAACGGCATGGCGCTGATCGCTTACGAGGTGATTCCGCAGGGGACGCGGCTGCGCACGGTCATTCGCGGAGCGGGGGTGGAACTCGTCTGCGAATCCGAAGTGCGCGGCGTCGTTCCGCTCAATCGGCGCGTGTCTGGCACCATGCACGGCTATCGCTATGGCTGCTTGTTCCACAATTTGTCACCCAACGACATTGATGCGCTCAATCGCATCTGCTTGCATTATGCCGTCCCGCGAATGTACGAAGTGTATGATCGTGGGAATGCGAGCAACTGGCTCAATCGCATGCTGAATTGGCGGCAACGGGGCATGGTGCAGCGCCGCACGGCCTTTCGATACCCGTACAATCTGCCGGTGATTATCGAAAAGCCGATGGCTGCCAATCGCACGCAGTCCGTCGCAGCGATCAAAACACCGGCGGCGGGACTGCCTCGCGTGTACGATCAATCCGATAGCGGCTTGGCCGATGTCGGCGGCGATTTCTTGGATTCCACCGAATTGCGACTGCAACAAGCCGGCGCACTCACCGCCAGCGGCAGCCATTCCAGCAGTTCGGGCACCGTCCGCACCAGCAATAGCGGCACCATCACCTCGGAACCCGCCGGATCGAGCGGGGCGACCGCGCAAGAGATGCTGCAATCGGGCACGGGGGCGTTTCGCAGTTCCATCTCGCTGTCGGGGGCCAATCGCACGGATGGCTTGCAGGCAGCGCAGCGGATTTATTCCGCGACGGAAGACCTGAGCCGCGTTGCGTTTGCGTGTTTGCTGGATGAGCCGCTGATTCCCGGCAGCGTCGTCAATTATGTGCTCCCCTCCCCGCTGGGCGAAGTGAAAGGCACCGCGAAGGTGCTGTTCGGCTCGAAGGTGATTTACGCAGCGCGAGAATATCATCGCATTGTCTTTGAATTCAAAGACTTCACCGCCTCGGGCCGCACCACGCTGCAATCGCTGGTCAACCCGCGAGAGAACACCAGCTACGGCTCGGTGCTGTCGCCGGATCGCCAGCCGTTGCCCGTGAAAATGTTCAATCGCATTGCCATGGGGGCGATGCTGACCGTGCCCGTGTTGGCCGCTCAGCAACTGGCGTTCTACCTGATTTATCGGGAAGAATTCTACCTGCGAGACATTGTCCGCACACCTGCCGACATGGATCTTTCAGAAGATCAAGTCGAGCGAGTCGAGACGATTTACGCGGCGACATTCTTGGAAAAATATCCCAGCACGGATCGCCTGGTGCTGCTGATGTCCGCGTTGAACCGCATTCAACGCACGCAAGAAATCGACGAAATTACCAAGCTGATTGCTCCGCGAGACCGTCGCAATACCGACCTGCAAATCGCGCTGGCGCAGGCACTCGACGACACGCAAGAATACGCACAAGCGGAAGTCGAATTCCAGCGGATGTTGGATCTGTCCCGTCGGGGATTATTGCCCGCCGAGAAACAGCGGGAACTGCGCTTGGCCGCCGCCCGGTCATCGGTCCACGCCAAGAAATACACGCAGGCATTCGAGCAATTCCGGGAATTGCTGAAAGAAAATCCGCTGGATATGGCGCTGCGAAACGAGTTTGCCGGGGTGCTGGTGACGGCCCGCCAATTGCAGGAAGCCCGGCAGTTGTACACGGATATCGACCCCGATTTCGATGGGCGAATTCGGCTGATTTCCATCTATTCGCTGGAACAAAATTACGAGCAAGCGGAAATCGAGTGCCGCCGATTGTTGCAGATGCGGCCCGGCGACCGCAAAGCCGAGCAGATGCTGGCGGATGTGCTAAGCGCCAAGAAGGGGTACGGCCAATCGCGAGCGATTTACGAACGGCTCATCGCCGCCGATCCGAAGAATCCCACGCTGCGAATCAAGCTCGCCCGCAATGCGCTGGCCGCCAAGCAGTACGAAACTGCGATGACGCAGTTGCAGCAACTATTTGACGACAATCCCAATCCGAATACCGAATTGGTGCATGCGTATGTCGATGCCGCCGCCAGTGTCGAGGATCGACTGCTGGACGAGAAGATCCGCAAGACTGCGCTATCGATTTACAACAAAATCATCACGCAATCCGATATCGAGCCGTGGTTCCTGGCCCGACTCAGCTGGGTGCTGCAACGGGTGAAAGAACTGGAGCCCAGTTTGGTGCTGATCGAACGGGCGTTGCAGATGAATCCGAAGGATGCGGATTTCCGCAAGCAGTATTTCGGCGTGCTGGTATCGGTGGGCAAAATTGAAGATGCACTCAATTTGCTGGGCGATGAAAACAGCATGGAAGCCCGCAAGTTGATTATCGCCATGTACTTGCGCGATCAGAAATATGATGAGGCAGAGAAGGAATGTCGCCGGGTGTTGGATGCCGAGCCAGGGGACGGCAAAACGCGGCGACTGCTGGCGGATATTTTGAGTTGGAAGGGCGATTATGGCCCGGCGCTAACGATGTTCGCCGACATGATCCAGGCCGCACCGGAAGACCTGGAATTGCAAGTTCGCCAGGCGGAAATTCTGCTCTGGAGCAAGGATTTCACGCGGTCGGTGGCGGCATTCGAGAAATTGCTGCTGAAGAAGCCCGACGATCCCCCATTGGTGCAAGGCTTCATTGATGCCGCCGCCGGGGTCAAAGAATTGACCGAAACCCAATCGCAACTGGCGCGACGAATCGCCGACAAGCGATTGGCGAATATGACGCTGAAATTGAACGCCGTCAGCCTGTCGCGCTTGGCGTGGATTTTACTGCTGTCGGAGCAGAAAAATACGCCCGACCGGGTGCGCATCAACGGCCTGCTCGACCGGGCACTCGCGCTCAAGCCGACCGAACCGGAGATCCGCTCCGAAATGGCAGGCGTGTTGGCGCGGGCGGATCGCTTCCCGGATGCCATCAAGTTGATCGAAACCGACAAACTCGACACGGATGGGATGATCCGTCTGGCGGAATTCTACTCCGGTGCCAAAGACTTCGACAAAGCCGAAGTGACCATGCGCAAAGTGCTCGAAAAAGAGCCGAACAACCGCAAGGCGCAGTTCTTCTTGGCGGATGTCGCCAGTTGGCGGCGGAATTTCTCCGAATCGCTGGAGCAATTCCAACGGCTGCTGCAAATTTATCCCGAAGATCCCGAAATTCCCATTCGCATTGCGGAGGTGATTCTCTGGTCCGGGGAAAGCGACCGCACCGCGTTCGATCGGGCGCTGTTGCGATTCCAGACGATGCTGGAGGCCAACCCCACCGAAACACCGAATCCGCGGCTGATTTCCGGGTGGGTCAGCTCGGCATCTAGCGCTCGGGCGCTCACGCCGGGCAACGAAAAAATGGCCCGCAAGCTGTTTGATATTGTCATGCTCACCAACAACAAAGATGCGGGCATGCTGTCGCGGTTGGGGTGGGTGATGTACCGGCTGAAGGAAACCGGGAAATCCGAAATGCTGATCGATCGGGCACTGGCGCTCAAACCGACCGATCCGCAACAACGCCGCGAATTGGCCGGGACGTTGTCGCTGCTGAAACGCTACAGCGAAGCCATTACCCTGTACGACGGCCTGAAGTTGGACATGAACGACCGCCGGCAGTTGATCGGCATGGCATCGGCGGCCCAGGATTACGAATTGGCCGCGCGATTGGCCCGTCAGCAATTGCTCGATCGGCCCGATGACAAAATCGCCCAGCGCCAATTGGCCGACGTGCTGAGTTGGAAGAAAGACTACGACGAATCATTGTCGCTGTTCCAGGAATTGCTCGAATCGCAACCGACGAATGAGGATATTCTGCTGCGGATTGCGGAAGTCAATCTGTGGAGCCGACACTATCCCGAATCGCTGAAAGTGTTTGAATCGCTGCTGCGTGAATCGCTGGATCGAGCCGAATTGTACGAAGGATTCATTGATGCGGCGTCCAGCACCACGAGCCTTTCCGCCAGCCAAACGCAAATGGCCAAGGATGTGGCGGATCGCGTCTTGGAAGAAGATTTCAACGATCCAGGTCGGCTGTCGCGGTTGAGTTGGGTGCTGCTGAAGGCCAATGACAAGAAGCGGGCCACGGAGTTGCTCAATCGGGCCATGAAGCAAACGATTGTCGAGGAAGACATTCGTCGGGAACTGGCCGGGACGCTGGCCGGGAACGAACGCTTTACCGAAGCGCTGGCGATGTTCGATGGCATCAAAGCGCTGACGCTCGCGGATCGTCAAACGATGGCGAATCTGTACTCGGCCATCTTCAAATTCGAGGAAGCCGAGAAACAGCTCCGAATCATTCTCAAGGAAAAGCCCAGCGACAAAGTGGTGCGGCTGCAACTGGCGGATGTGCTGACCTGGAGCAAGAAGTACGCCGAGGCGATTGAACTGTACGAATCGTTGCAGGAAGAAGATCCGCGGAATGTGAAAATCGCCTTCAAATTAACGCAATGCTATTTGTGGAGCGGTGACCATCCCACGGCGCTGGCCCGACTGCCGGTGTTGATGGAGACCGAAAGCGACAATCCCGAATTCTGGAAAGTGTTCATCGACACCATCGCCGCTGTGGGCGAAGATGAGCTTTCGACCGAAGTTCGCCGCAACGTGCAAACCATTTACACCCGCAGCGTCAAGCAAATCAAAGACCCGGACTATCTGGCGAGAATGGGGTACATCATGGGGCGCATCGGGGAGCGGGACAAGAGCATGGAATTGTTCCGCACCGCGTTGAAGCTGAAGCCGGATTCGCGGCAGATTCGGCTGCAAATCGCGGAATCGCTGTACGCGCAGGGTAAGTACGAAGAGGCGGAACAATACTTCAAGGAACTCATCGAGAAGCCGAAGCCGGTGCCGCCATCGCGATTCAAAACCCCACCCCGGGAGCCAAAGTTGCCGGACTGA
- a CDS encoding cystathionine gamma-synthase — protein MSGDDKPGFATRAIHVGQDADPATGATVVPIYATSTFTQSAPGEHLGYEYSRSGNPTRAALETCLASLEQGERGLAFASGLAATTAVLAALLKPGDAVCASADLYGGTFRLLERVFKPWGIATQYTEDAAPEGFAAVMTPQTKIVWIETPTNPLLQIIDIAAVAEVAHRNGAILVVDNTFASPYLQQPLTLGADLVVHSTTKYLGGHSDVVGGAVIGPKSLVDPIAFYQNAAGGVPGPFDAYLTLRGIKTLAIRMQQHSANATELAQWLLHHPQVEHVYYPGLPTHPNHAIAARQMRGFSGMISLRLRGGAAAARHLVTHTRLFSLAESLGGVESLVCHPATMTHASIPAEIRLKRGVDDGLIRLSVGIEEVADLQADLEQALTGSPQ, from the coding sequence ATGTCGGGAGATGACAAACCAGGCTTTGCCACCCGAGCGATTCACGTTGGCCAGGATGCCGACCCCGCGACGGGTGCCACGGTGGTGCCGATTTACGCGACATCGACCTTCACGCAATCGGCCCCTGGCGAGCATCTGGGGTACGAATACAGCCGCAGTGGCAATCCCACCCGTGCAGCGCTGGAAACCTGCCTGGCATCGCTGGAACAGGGCGAACGCGGCCTGGCCTTTGCATCCGGGTTGGCCGCGACCACGGCAGTGCTGGCGGCGCTGCTCAAACCGGGGGATGCCGTCTGTGCCTCGGCGGATCTGTACGGCGGCACATTTCGCCTGTTGGAACGAGTCTTCAAGCCGTGGGGCATTGCCACGCAGTATACCGAAGATGCGGCCCCGGAAGGGTTTGCGGCGGTGATGACTCCGCAGACGAAAATCGTCTGGATCGAAACGCCCACCAATCCGTTGCTGCAAATCATCGACATTGCCGCCGTCGCCGAAGTCGCTCATCGAAATGGGGCGATTCTGGTGGTGGATAACACGTTTGCCTCGCCGTATCTGCAACAGCCGCTGACACTTGGGGCGGATCTGGTGGTACACAGCACCACGAAATATCTCGGCGGGCATTCGGATGTGGTCGGGGGAGCGGTAATTGGCCCGAAATCGCTGGTCGATCCCATCGCGTTCTATCAGAATGCGGCTGGGGGTGTGCCCGGTCCCTTTGATGCGTATCTGACCCTTCGCGGAATCAAAACGCTGGCGATTCGCATGCAGCAGCATAGCGCCAACGCCACGGAATTGGCCCAATGGTTGTTGCATCATCCGCAGGTGGAGCACGTCTATTATCCGGGGTTGCCAACGCATCCCAATCATGCGATTGCCGCGCGACAGATGCGGGGCTTTAGCGGCATGATCTCCCTGCGATTGCGCGGTGGAGCGGCGGCGGCTCGACACCTAGTTACCCACACGCGATTGTTCAGCCTGGCGGAATCGCTGGGCGGAGTCGAATCGCTGGTTTGCCACCCCGCCACGATGACACACGCCAGCATTCCCGCTGAAATTCGGCTCAAACGGGGAGTCGATGACGGCTTGATCCGGCTGAGCGTTGGCATCGAAGAAGTCGCCGACCTGCAAGCCGACTTGGAGCAAGCCTTGACGGGGTCCCCACAATAG
- a CDS encoding C2 family cysteine protease, giving the protein MQRATRLLLASGLTWLLVAYWVADPVAHLVADGGAQPVTLSSGEQFWRVLDREFARWDENSNGMLESAELSRKSIDPTIEGPSAAALATLIRLGRSKTFAAPPFTRANLKRLLTEKRDDKQPDVSKWYAQGVAKLAALKRSVFESDPPRLETIHQGRMGNCFCLAPLGAMLARDPQSVVRCFRQLPDGRYELQLGQFRESVALPTDTELLLSASTEQSGVWVNLYEKAIGNLVNRFKPEDKQAETALDAIARGGSSSRVLELLTGHSVERVSLQFLHEGGDSVPDRAKKLAELRAQLRQAIADRRLVTCGTRALPTGVTGTPGITPKHAYAVLNFDPKRDVVTIWNPHGSSFRPKGKPGIENGYPRKDGQFEVPWNDFVRIFSSVTWETNRASTLKPMTESGASPATNRKPTPNKP; this is encoded by the coding sequence ATGCAGCGGGCAACGCGATTGCTTCTGGCCAGCGGATTGACGTGGTTATTGGTCGCCTATTGGGTGGCCGATCCGGTTGCCCATTTGGTCGCCGATGGGGGAGCTCAACCCGTCACGCTATCGTCGGGTGAACAATTCTGGCGCGTGTTGGATCGCGAATTCGCCCGGTGGGATGAAAATTCCAATGGTATGCTGGAATCCGCAGAATTATCGCGGAAATCGATTGATCCGACGATCGAGGGGCCATCGGCGGCCGCGCTGGCGACATTGATCCGTCTCGGGCGATCCAAGACGTTCGCTGCTCCACCGTTCACGCGGGCCAATCTCAAGCGACTCCTCACCGAGAAACGCGACGACAAACAGCCCGATGTCTCGAAATGGTATGCCCAAGGCGTGGCCAAACTCGCCGCACTCAAGCGCTCCGTGTTCGAGAGTGACCCACCGCGATTGGAAACCATCCACCAGGGCCGCATGGGCAACTGCTTTTGTCTGGCACCGCTGGGGGCGATGCTCGCACGCGATCCGCAATCGGTGGTGCGCTGCTTCCGCCAACTGCCGGATGGCCGATACGAATTGCAATTGGGCCAATTTCGGGAATCCGTCGCGCTGCCAACCGATACCGAACTGCTGCTCTCCGCCAGCACCGAACAATCGGGCGTCTGGGTGAATTTGTACGAAAAGGCGATCGGCAATCTGGTCAACCGATTCAAACCCGAAGACAAGCAGGCCGAAACCGCACTGGATGCCATCGCACGCGGCGGATCGAGTTCGCGGGTGTTGGAGTTGCTCACCGGGCATTCTGTCGAGCGGGTTTCGCTCCAATTCCTGCACGAAGGCGGCGATTCCGTACCCGACCGCGCGAAAAAACTCGCCGAATTGCGTGCCCAACTGCGGCAAGCCATCGCCGATCGGCGATTGGTCACCTGCGGCACGCGCGCCTTGCCCACCGGAGTCACCGGCACGCCCGGCATCACTCCCAAACATGCCTATGCGGTTCTGAATTTTGATCCGAAACGCGATGTGGTCACGATTTGGAATCCGCACGGGAGTTCGTTTCGACCCAAGGGAAAGCCCGGCATTGAGAATGGCTATCCGCGGAAAGATGGGCAATTCGAGGTGCCCTGGAATGATTTCGTGCGGATCTTTTCGAGCGTGACCTGGGAGACCAATCGGGCATCAACCCTGAAACCGATGACCGAATCCGGAGCATCCCCAGCGACGAATCGCAAGCCTACCCCGAACAAACCGTGA
- a CDS encoding bifunctional serine/threonine-protein kinase/formylglycine-generating enzyme family protein, which produces MALSSLPMLVEVLERYELLPPEQLRELRILAVAPTATFESICEDLKQREWLTPFQLDAILAERGKYLVLDQYVLLDRLGAGGMGEVFKARHRRLGRIVAVKVIRKERLDNPETIRRFKFEVQAAAKLQHPNIVMAFDAHQEGELHFLSMEYIDGLTLTRLVKSRERLPLHEACDYIRQAALGLQHAHEQELVHRDIKPGNLIITKLGRTLKILDFGLARVNTVPTGSVETRVTQEGFLVGTPDYLSPEQAIDARNVDIRADIYSLGCTLYFALTGQPLYPGGTPTEKLVHHATVPAPDIRVLRPDVSPGFARLLAKLLAKRPADRFQTPLEVAQALEPYCLEGGPIEPLGQLLPPPGEGSTETRFRLDDDPSEPSASSSRTSRTSKPSNPLPIALGAAATCLALVLGGVLYLSSGPKPLDVPSRFENDATMTMVLIRPGSFRMGSPDDEANRDPCEGPTHEVTLTNAYYISINEITQGQYRVVTGESPSLTKPVRGAADWPVEHVSYENAVEFCRKLTEFDKQKPEGWRYRLPTEAEWEYAARAGTQTRFCSGDWVRGHYDGKQPLAGVEPIPFTPKGPSQVGRYSPNLWGLHDVHGNVAEWCLDWFSEKGYPDSAPVSDPVGPESGKLRIVRGGSWQTGGAQCRSAARAGRPPEYQGADVGFRVVLVPPQ; this is translated from the coding sequence ATGGCTCTGTCATCCTTGCCGATGCTGGTCGAAGTGTTGGAGCGATACGAACTGCTGCCCCCCGAGCAATTGCGGGAGCTTCGCATCTTGGCCGTCGCCCCCACCGCGACGTTCGAATCTATTTGCGAGGATCTGAAGCAACGCGAATGGCTGACCCCCTTCCAACTCGACGCCATTCTCGCCGAACGCGGCAAATATCTCGTCTTGGATCAATACGTCTTGTTGGATCGCCTCGGCGCCGGCGGCATGGGCGAAGTCTTCAAGGCCCGACACCGCCGATTGGGTCGCATTGTCGCCGTCAAAGTCATTCGCAAGGAACGGCTGGACAATCCCGAGACGATCCGCCGATTCAAATTCGAAGTGCAAGCCGCCGCCAAATTGCAACACCCGAATATCGTGATGGCATTCGACGCCCACCAGGAAGGGGAATTGCACTTTCTCTCCATGGAATACATCGATGGTCTCACGCTGACCCGATTGGTGAAATCCCGCGAACGCCTACCACTGCACGAAGCCTGCGACTACATCCGACAGGCGGCCTTGGGCCTGCAACACGCCCACGAGCAGGAATTGGTTCACCGGGACATCAAGCCGGGCAATCTCATCATCACGAAACTGGGCCGCACGCTGAAGATTCTCGATTTCGGGCTGGCGCGTGTGAATACGGTCCCGACAGGCTCCGTCGAAACGCGGGTCACGCAGGAAGGCTTCCTCGTCGGCACGCCAGATTATCTCTCGCCGGAACAAGCGATTGATGCCCGGAATGTCGATATTCGTGCCGACATCTATTCGCTGGGCTGCACGCTCTATTTTGCGCTCACGGGTCAGCCGCTCTATCCGGGTGGAACGCCCACCGAAAAGTTGGTGCATCATGCGACCGTGCCCGCGCCGGATATCCGCGTGCTGCGACCGGATGTCTCGCCGGGATTCGCACGGCTCCTGGCGAAACTGTTGGCCAAACGACCAGCCGACCGATTCCAGACGCCGCTGGAAGTCGCCCAGGCCTTGGAGCCATATTGCCTGGAAGGTGGCCCCATTGAGCCGCTGGGCCAGTTGCTTCCGCCGCCCGGCGAAGGATCGACCGAGACTCGCTTTCGACTCGATGACGATCCCAGCGAGCCTTCAGCTTCCAGTTCCCGAACCAGCCGCACGAGTAAGCCGAGTAATCCGCTGCCGATTGCGCTGGGAGCCGCCGCCACCTGCTTGGCGTTGGTGCTGGGCGGGGTGCTATACCTGAGCAGTGGCCCCAAGCCGCTCGATGTTCCCAGCCGATTCGAGAACGACGCCACCATGACGATGGTGCTGATTCGACCCGGCAGCTTCCGCATGGGTTCCCCGGACGATGAGGCGAACCGCGACCCGTGCGAAGGCCCCACGCACGAAGTCACGCTTACGAATGCGTACTACATCTCGATCAACGAAATCACACAGGGGCAATATCGGGTCGTCACCGGGGAAAGCCCGTCACTCACCAAGCCGGTGCGTGGCGCGGCCGATTGGCCGGTCGAGCATGTCAGCTACGAAAATGCCGTGGAATTCTGCCGGAAACTGACCGAATTCGACAAGCAAAAGCCCGAGGGCTGGCGCTATCGACTGCCGACCGAAGCCGAGTGGGAATACGCGGCCCGCGCCGGGACACAGACCCGATTTTGCAGCGGGGATTGGGTTCGCGGGCACTACGATGGCAAACAACCACTCGCGGGGGTGGAACCAATTCCATTCACGCCCAAAGGCCCGAGTCAAGTTGGTCGCTATTCCCCGAATTTGTGGGGGTTGCACGATGTGCATGGCAACGTCGCGGAGTGGTGCCTGGATTGGTTCTCCGAGAAGGGCTACCCCGATTCTGCCCCGGTGAGCGACCCCGTCGGCCCCGAATCGGGCAAACTGCGCATCGTTCGCGGCGGCTCCTGGCAGACCGGCGGTGCCCAGTGCCGCAGCGCCGCCCGCGCGGGCCGCCCCCCGGAATATCAGGGGGCCGATGTCGGATTCCGCGTCGTGTTGGTGCCGCCACAATAA